In Candidatus Omnitrophota bacterium, the following proteins share a genomic window:
- a CDS encoding class I SAM-dependent methyltransferase, whose product MRKSLISIFKRCLTPRQYELAKKLYTSIFCLFNTNDLMKLAAICRTDKWGGHWYARNYQEHFRRLRKKRMNVLEIGVGGYEDPDKGGASLLMWKYYFPRSAIYAIDVYDKSKLQEKRIKIFQGSQNDEKFLKDVFSRIGSLDIIIDDGSHMNEHVLTSFKTLFPLLKDGGIYAVEDVQTSYWPQYGGSSEDLNNPATAMGFFKKIADGLNYMELAEPGYEPAYFDKNITSIHFYHNLVIIYKGVNDERSIGRPRASGDPIK is encoded by the coding sequence ATGCGGAAATCACTAATAAGCATATTTAAGAGGTGTTTAACTCCTCGGCAGTATGAGCTGGCTAAGAAATTATACACCAGTATATTCTGCTTGTTTAATACGAACGATCTGATGAAGCTCGCGGCTATTTGCCGGACGGATAAATGGGGGGGACATTGGTACGCGCGGAATTACCAGGAACACTTCAGGCGTTTAAGAAAAAAACGGATGAATGTTCTGGAGATCGGCGTTGGCGGGTATGAGGATCCGGACAAGGGCGGTGCCTCGCTGTTGATGTGGAAGTATTATTTCCCGCGAAGCGCGATCTACGCGATAGACGTTTATGATAAAAGTAAACTGCAAGAGAAGCGGATCAAGATATTCCAGGGCAGCCAGAATGACGAAAAATTCCTGAAAGATGTTTTCAGCCGGATCGGCTCTTTGGACATCATAATCGATGACGGCAGCCATATGAACGAGCATGTCCTGACTTCGTTCAAGACTCTGTTCCCGTTATTGAAAGACGGCGGTATTTACGCTGTCGAGGATGTTCAGACTTCATACTGGCCGCAATACGGCGGAAGCAGCGAAGACCTGAACAATCCCGCTACAGCCATGGGGTTCTTTAAGAAGATCGCTGACGGCTTGAATTATATGGAATTAGCCGAGCCCGGGTATGAACCTGCGTATTTTGACAAAAATATTACTTCAATCCATTTCTACCACAACCTGGTCATTATTTACAAGGGCGTGAATGATGAGAGAAGCATTGGCAGGCCTCGCGCTTCAGGGGACCCCATAAAATAG
- the tadA gene encoding Flp pilus assembly complex ATPase component TadA has product MDKERIAIENEILDKLTGKIFLLQDVSAKHEIIFQAFLEVYNSPRCQKFVKRSKGLELETFFKEFLAYGRIDQFLADPEVEDVMINYLSPIYVHKSKVGMVKTEQKFASREELDLLIKKLIVFSGRKTIRNINNVELSEVKGRANIVYSPFGPQITITRAKGRPLSVIDLIKGKSLTPELAALFWVYVDGLAVKSANILISGGPGTGKTTLLNALLSFVPVNDRIVVIEDTLEMNTELEENCSRLESDEETSLADLVKNSLRMRPDRVIVGEVRGSEAQDLMTAMNIGKYCMGTLHASTARETIMRLTHEPMNVPEMLVNLVDVFVIMRRYVVNGTVIRVVGELVETAGMEKNTVLLSSLCSYNMSQGEFVESTSSIYRDRLAQISGKSPRDIMDEIKRRSVVIKKMADKDIRDFQDVTAICRRYINDPAAVMKELGIHES; this is encoded by the coding sequence ATGGACAAAGAGAGAATAGCGATCGAGAACGAGATCCTGGACAAGCTTACCGGCAAGATCTTTCTTTTGCAGGATGTTTCCGCCAAGCACGAAATAATTTTTCAGGCGTTTTTGGAGGTCTACAATTCCCCCCGCTGCCAGAAATTCGTCAAGCGCTCAAAAGGACTTGAGTTGGAAACGTTCTTCAAGGAGTTTTTGGCTTACGGCAGGATCGATCAGTTCCTGGCTGATCCCGAAGTCGAGGACGTAATGATCAATTATCTGTCCCCGATCTACGTGCATAAATCGAAAGTCGGGATGGTCAAAACCGAACAAAAATTCGCTTCCCGGGAAGAGCTGGACCTGTTGATCAAGAAGCTTATAGTATTCTCCGGCAGAAAGACCATAAGGAATATAAACAACGTCGAGCTTTCCGAGGTAAAAGGCAGGGCCAATATCGTGTATTCGCCTTTCGGGCCGCAGATAACCATTACCCGGGCTAAAGGCCGGCCTTTAAGCGTGATCGACCTGATCAAAGGCAAGAGCCTTACCCCTGAGTTGGCGGCGTTGTTCTGGGTATATGTGGACGGGTTGGCGGTAAAATCTGCCAATATCCTGATATCCGGAGGCCCGGGCACAGGGAAGACCACTTTATTGAACGCTCTTTTGAGCTTTGTCCCGGTGAACGACCGGATCGTGGTCATCGAAGATACCCTGGAGATGAATACGGAATTAGAGGAGAATTGTTCCCGGCTGGAAAGCGACGAGGAGACATCTCTGGCCGACCTGGTGAAGAATTCTTTGCGCATGCGGCCTGACCGGGTAATAGTGGGCGAGGTCCGCGGCAGCGAAGCGCAGGACCTGATGACCGCGATGAATATCGGCAAATACTGTATGGGCACTCTGCACGCCTCTACCGCGCGCGAGACGATAATGCGCCTGACACATGAGCCGATGAACGTCCCGGAGATGCTGGTTAATCTGGTGGATGTATTTGTGATCATGCGCCGGTATGTCGTTAACGGTACGGTTATCAGGGTGGTCGGGGAATTGGTGGAGACAGCGGGCATGGAAAAGAACACTGTCCTGTTATCCTCTTTGTGCTCTTATAATATGTCCCAGGGCGAATTCGTCGAGTCCACCAGCAGCATATACCGCGACAGGCTTGCCCAGATAAGCGGAAAGTCGCCGAGGGATATTATGGATGAGATAAAACGCCGCTCGGTTGTGATCAAGAAAATGGCGGATAAGGATATCCGGGATTTTCAGGACGTCACCGCGATCTGCCGCAGGTATATCAATGATCCAGCGGCGGTCATGAAGGAATTAGGTATTCACGAAAGTTAA
- a CDS encoding Rrf2 family transcriptional regulator, protein MKISRKCEYALRALIDLAVHYDKGVRQINDISRSEAIPEKFLEQILLQLKNYGFLNSRRGVKGGYSLNKAPQYITIGEVVRSVDGPLAPIGCVSKTEYVSCAREKRCGLRSVMLDVRNAIAEILDNITLRDVCNRIKVINQLRRSRR, encoded by the coding sequence ATGAAAATATCCAGGAAATGCGAATATGCGCTGCGGGCTTTGATCGACCTGGCAGTGCATTATGACAAAGGCGTGCGTCAGATCAACGATATCTCCCGATCTGAGGCCATTCCGGAGAAATTCCTGGAACAGATACTGTTGCAGCTGAAGAATTACGGTTTCCTGAACAGCCGCAGGGGGGTAAAAGGGGGGTATTCTCTGAATAAGGCCCCTCAATACATTACCATCGGAGAAGTGGTGCGTTCGGTAGACGGGCCTCTGGCGCCTATCGGATGCGTAAGTAAGACCGAGTATGTCAGTTGCGCCAGGGAAAAGCGCTGCGGATTGCGCAGCGTGATGCTGGACGTGCGCAACGCCATCGCCGAGATATTGGACAATATCACCCTGCGCGACGTCTGTAACCGCATAAAGGTTATTAACCAGTTGAGGCGCAGCCGGCGCTGA
- the dnaX gene encoding DNA polymerase III subunit gamma/tau, with protein MSYVVLALKWRPKTFDEIIGQDRAVSTLKSAIQKNRLAHAYLFSGPRGVGKTSCARILARALNCQDGPTAAPCGQCPACRDIAAGRSLDVIEIDGASNRGIDEIRTLRENVKFSPVNGKFKVYIIDEVHQITTDGFNALLKTLEEPPEFVKFIFATTQPQKVPPTILSRCQRLDFRRISVMEMIKQLEKISAAEKIKVDSQVLAAIARASDGALRDAESILDQLISFSRDKVAMEDVVSMLGMVEQSALFDIADKVIAKDPKAVLNLLNDIIDKGKDPAVLLNELIGHFRNLMIAKVSQGDPRLIDLPQETCEALLVQAGKISLEEIFNAFNVLAGTQEMAKRFESLRIPLEISFIRLTRATQPRPAIELKPRLVVPEEKKAPLKEKYVPAGPKVFVAKEKPAAPDPKPEVAHNKPDNVPNRISLEQVKEVWQNVIEAVTRAKISVGTYLNEGLPMRLENGVLTISFAREHSLHRDSLERKDNRDLIEKIIAGLLHGHIRLDFILSKEEKPEHRAENNTVVRSALDMFNGRLIREG; from the coding sequence ATGTCATATGTTGTCCTCGCGTTAAAATGGCGGCCGAAGACCTTTGATGAGATAATCGGCCAGGACCGGGCGGTTTCCACGCTTAAGAGCGCGATACAGAAAAACCGCCTTGCCCACGCATATCTTTTTTCCGGCCCGCGCGGAGTGGGGAAGACCTCCTGCGCCAGGATACTGGCCCGGGCGCTTAATTGCCAGGATGGGCCTACCGCGGCGCCTTGCGGCCAATGCCCCGCCTGCCGGGATATTGCCGCCGGCCGCAGCCTGGATGTGATCGAGATCGACGGCGCCTCCAACCGCGGCATAGACGAGATCCGCACCCTGCGGGAAAACGTGAAATTCTCTCCGGTTAACGGCAAATTCAAGGTTTATATAATCGACGAAGTGCATCAGATCACCACCGACGGGTTCAACGCGTTATTGAAGACGCTGGAAGAGCCGCCGGAATTTGTGAAATTCATTTTCGCCACTACCCAGCCGCAAAAAGTCCCGCCGACCATATTGTCCCGCTGCCAGCGCCTTGATTTCCGCCGTATCTCGGTGATGGAGATGATCAAGCAACTGGAAAAGATCTCAGCCGCGGAAAAGATAAAGGTGGACAGCCAGGTTTTAGCCGCGATCGCCCGGGCATCGGACGGCGCTTTAAGGGACGCGGAATCGATCCTGGATCAGTTGATCTCTTTTTCCCGGGATAAGGTGGCGATGGAAGACGTTGTTTCAATGCTGGGAATGGTCGAGCAGTCCGCGCTTTTTGATATTGCCGATAAAGTGATCGCCAAAGACCCTAAAGCCGTTTTGAACCTGCTCAATGATATAATCGACAAAGGCAAAGATCCGGCTGTATTGTTAAACGAGCTTATCGGGCATTTTCGCAACCTGATGATCGCCAAGGTCAGCCAGGGCGATCCCCGGCTGATCGACCTGCCGCAGGAGACCTGCGAGGCTTTGTTGGTTCAGGCAGGAAAGATCAGCCTGGAAGAGATATTCAACGCGTTCAATGTCCTGGCAGGGACGCAGGAGATGGCTAAAAGGTTTGAATCTTTGCGCATACCTCTGGAGATAAGTTTTATCCGGCTCACCCGGGCAACCCAGCCGCGCCCGGCAATTGAGCTTAAGCCGCGCCTGGTTGTTCCTGAAGAGAAAAAGGCCCCGTTAAAAGAAAAATACGTTCCTGCCGGGCCGAAAGTTTTCGTGGCTAAGGAAAAACCTGCGGCTCCGGATCCTAAACCCGAAGTTGCGCATAATAAGCCGGATAATGTTCCCAACCGTATTTCTCTGGAGCAGGTAAAAGAGGTCTGGCAGAATGTGATCGAGGCTGTGACCAGGGCCAAGATATCAGTGGGGACATATTTGAATGAAGGTTTGCCGATGAGGCTGGAAAACGGGGTGTTGACTATATCGTTCGCGCGGGAGCATTCTTTGCACCGGGATTCTTTGGAGCGCAAGGATAACCGCGATCTTATTGAGAAGATCATCGCCGGTTTGCTGCACGGCCATATAAGGCTTGATTTTATTTTGTCCAAAGAGGAGAAACCGGAGCATCGCGCTGAAAACAATACCGTTGTGCGCTCCGCGCTGGATATGTTCAACGGCAGATTGATCAGGGAAGGATAG
- a CDS encoding cobalamin biosynthesis protein, translated as MKAVICAGPPTSGKTTVLKQVIRKLVAQGIRVAYLKIDVQFADEDKLIKEEFNIPVKKVYSGELCPDHCNVMVMGDAIEWAQSRDSNVLLVETAGLCLRCSPYIERTLGVVVLEATSGMNLPRKIGPMLSLADTAVVTKIDLVSQAEREVFRFQILEAVPDMVIIETNALHGIGIDRLVKKILQAEDVRFPLFLRGNPPVGTCTICVGKKEVGWKEHFGVVRPLESDIFYQGE; from the coding sequence ATGAAAGCCGTTATCTGCGCGGGTCCGCCGACAAGCGGCAAGACCACGGTGTTGAAGCAGGTCATCCGCAAACTGGTTGCCCAGGGGATAAGGGTAGCGTACCTTAAGATAGACGTCCAGTTCGCCGACGAGGATAAATTAATAAAAGAAGAGTTTAACATCCCGGTGAAAAAAGTCTATTCCGGGGAGCTTTGCCCGGACCACTGCAATGTCATGGTCATGGGTGATGCTATCGAGTGGGCCCAATCCCGGGATTCCAATGTTCTTTTGGTGGAAACCGCCGGGTTATGCCTTAGGTGTTCGCCGTATATTGAACGGACCTTAGGTGTGGTTGTGCTGGAAGCCACCAGCGGGATGAATCTGCCCAGAAAGATCGGGCCGATGTTGTCGCTTGCGGATACCGCAGTGGTGACCAAGATCGACCTGGTTTCCCAGGCGGAGCGCGAGGTCTTCCGTTTTCAGATCCTGGAGGCGGTCCCGGATATGGTGATTATCGAAACCAATGCCTTGCACGGCATAGGCATAGACCGGCTGGTAAAGAAGATATTGCAGGCCGAGGATGTGCGATTCCCTCTTTTTCTGAGGGGCAATCCTCCGGTAGGCACATGCACGATATGCGTGGGTAAAAAGGAAGTGGGCTGGAAAGAGCATTTTGGCGTGGTCAGGCCGTTGGAGAGCGATATTTTTTATCAGGGGGAATAA
- a CDS encoding DUF2284 domain-containing protein: protein MDRAKKRGAREAKIISPKTIVAAEWVRMKCQFGCSGYGQSLTCPPYSPKPEETRRMLGSYKSAILVHGSAYTNIHALIPELEQDIFLDGYFKAFGMGAGPCQLCAKCAKFCRHPEKTRPSLEACGIDVYSTARANGYPIKVLKDGNCKGNYYGIVLIE from the coding sequence ATAGATCGCGCAAAGAAGCGGGGCGCCCGGGAAGCTAAGATCATATCACCCAAGACGATTGTGGCCGCGGAATGGGTGAGGATGAAATGCCAATTCGGCTGCAGCGGTTACGGGCAGAGTTTGACCTGCCCGCCGTATTCTCCCAAGCCGGAAGAGACCCGGCGCATGCTGGGTTCATATAAATCCGCTATACTGGTCCATGGCAGCGCCTATACTAATATCCACGCGCTTATTCCGGAGTTGGAGCAGGATATATTCCTGGACGGGTATTTCAAGGCGTTCGGTATGGGCGCAGGGCCATGCCAACTCTGCGCCAAGTGCGCGAAGTTCTGCCGCCATCCGGAGAAAACCCGGCCGTCCTTGGAGGCGTGCGGTATAGACGTGTATTCTACCGCGCGGGCGAATGGTTATCCGATCAAGGTGCTTAAAGACGGCAATTGCAAGGGGAATTATTACGGCATAGTGTTGATCGAATGA
- a CDS encoding response regulator: MKAKILLVDDEPVVREIVGKKLAQKDYEVYTAADGDEGMRCARDNRPNLILLDLRMPNKDGLDMLKELKQDKVLCEVPVIVVSARSSFQEIREGRDLGAAAYVVKPVQFSDLMFYVERYAKA, from the coding sequence ATGAAGGCGAAAATACTTCTTGTTGATGACGAGCCGGTAGTACGGGAAATAGTCGGGAAGAAGTTAGCCCAGAAAGACTATGAGGTATACACCGCGGCGGATGGCGATGAAGGAATGAGATGCGCCAGGGATAACAGGCCGAACCTGATATTGTTGGATTTGCGTATGCCCAATAAAGACGGTTTGGACATGCTTAAAGAGCTTAAGCAGGATAAAGTATTGTGTGAAGTCCCGGTAATAGTGGTCAGCGCGCGCAGTTCTTTTCAGGAGATCCGCGAAGGCAGGGATCTGGGCGCCGCGGCGTATGTGGTCAAGCCGGTGCAGTTCTCGGACCTGATGTTTTACGTGGAAAGATACGCCAAGGCATAA
- a CDS encoding Fe-S cluster protein: MEKDTDKIDLPGLNCGMCGFKECADFLKYVKDNEEEVKRCIHLVQPKVISGDAPSAATAVPDKIWADSLGREYDFVLEKFPEDPGPRETMLLNNAQLVKEMAIAKGDIIIGRPMGMSCGCPITHCGQVIDFDTKNGVIVWCVTGPLNPRAHGCKDIGYYSAQAYEGVITETRKELRIGMRYWFLPHRCMLQWRHSGLINFINRGRSGIQVRIEGLFIG; encoded by the coding sequence ATGGAAAAAGATACGGACAAGATCGATCTGCCCGGTTTGAACTGCGGTATGTGCGGCTTTAAGGAGTGCGCGGACTTTTTGAAATACGTCAAAGATAATGAGGAGGAGGTTAAAAGATGCATCCACCTGGTGCAACCTAAGGTAATATCCGGGGATGCGCCTTCTGCGGCAACGGCGGTGCCTGATAAGATCTGGGCGGACAGCCTGGGCCGTGAATACGATTTTGTCCTGGAAAAATTCCCCGAAGACCCCGGCCCCCGGGAAACGATGCTTTTAAATAACGCCCAACTGGTAAAGGAAATGGCCATAGCCAAAGGCGATATAATCATCGGCAGGCCGATGGGGATGTCCTGCGGCTGCCCGATCACCCATTGCGGGCAGGTCATTGATTTCGACACCAAGAACGGGGTCATTGTCTGGTGCGTTACCGGGCCGCTCAACCCGCGGGCGCATGGATGCAAGGATATCGGCTATTATTCCGCCCAGGCGTATGAAGGGGTCATAACCGAAACGCGCAAGGAATTGCGCATCGGGATGCGATACTGGTTCCTGCCGCATAGGTGCATGCTCCAGTGGAGGCACAGCGGCCTGATAAATTTCATCAACCGCGGCAGATCCGGCATACAGGTGCGTATTGAAGGCTTGTTTATTGGTTGA
- a CDS encoding ATP-binding cassette domain-containing protein — translation MEIKEITIIGGHGKDGTKEPVGKVCFKMGDIVSIIGPTGCGKTTLINDVELFANGDTPSGRRITINGDVPLEEFASDPSRKPTALITQHTNFLSDLPVYRFLNIHAKIRKTKSSDSIVEETLSFANELTGEPINSESAMTELSGGQTRALLIADAVVIGNSPVILLDEIENAGIHRIKALELLKKYEKIFVFVTHDPRIALLSDSRIVMRNGAMQSVIFTQEEEKLVAEEINKLDDLLLNCRMLLRQGKCLSVTEFENHLRSLGYAMNPAEKNR, via the coding sequence GTGGAAATAAAGGAAATAACTATAATCGGCGGCCACGGCAAGGACGGGACAAAAGAGCCTGTCGGAAAAGTATGCTTTAAGATGGGCGATATCGTCAGCATCATCGGCCCGACCGGCTGCGGCAAGACCACCTTGATAAACGACGTCGAGCTTTTTGCCAACGGGGATACGCCGTCCGGCAGGAGAATAACCATAAACGGCGACGTTCCTTTGGAAGAGTTCGCTTCTGACCCTTCGAGGAAGCCTACCGCCTTAATTACCCAGCATACCAATTTCCTGTCCGATTTGCCTGTTTACCGGTTCTTGAACATACACGCCAAGATAAGAAAGACCAAAAGCAGCGATTCCATAGTGGAGGAGACATTGAGTTTCGCCAATGAGTTGACCGGAGAGCCCATAAACAGCGAGAGCGCTATGACCGAGCTCTCCGGCGGGCAGACGCGGGCGTTATTGATCGCCGACGCCGTGGTGATCGGCAATTCCCCGGTCATCCTCCTGGATGAGATAGAGAACGCCGGCATACACCGGATAAAGGCTTTGGAATTGCTGAAAAAATACGAAAAGATCTTTGTTTTTGTCACCCATGACCCCAGGATAGCCCTGCTTTCGGATTCCCGGATCGTGATGCGCAACGGCGCGATGCAGAGCGTTATCTTTACCCAGGAAGAGGAGAAGCTTGTGGCTGAAGAGATAAATAAACTGGATGATTTATTATTAAACTGCCGGATGCTCTTGCGCCAGGGAAAATGTTTAAGCGTCACGGAATTTGAGAATCACCTTAGGTCGCTGGGGTACGCGATGAATCCCGCGGAGAAAAACCGATGA
- the recR gene encoding recombination mediator RecR, translated as MANYTESTERLINSLIKLPGIGRRSAERIVGYILSATADEIKKLAEAVIQVKENVHFCSICHNMSEGETCAICQDVRRDKAVLCVVERPSDVTSIEKTGQFHGLYHVLLGSIAPLEGKGPDDLKIDSLLLRIKDKSIQEVIIATDSDTEGEATALYLTKVVKPLGVTLSRIGLGLPVGSNLEYADPATLTMALESRRPV; from the coding sequence ATGGCTAATTACACGGAATCCACCGAACGTTTGATAAATAGTTTGATAAAACTCCCCGGTATCGGCAGGCGCAGCGCTGAACGCATAGTCGGGTATATATTAAGCGCTACGGCTGACGAGATAAAGAAGCTGGCTGAGGCGGTGATACAGGTCAAGGAGAACGTGCATTTTTGCAGTATCTGCCATAATATGAGCGAAGGCGAGACCTGCGCGATCTGCCAGGATGTGCGCAGGGATAAAGCCGTGCTTTGCGTGGTTGAGCGGCCCAGCGACGTTACCTCGATCGAGAAGACCGGGCAATTCCACGGGCTTTACCATGTGCTTCTGGGCTCGATCGCGCCGTTAGAGGGCAAAGGACCGGATGATTTGAAGATCGACAGCCTGCTTTTACGGATCAAAGACAAGAGTATTCAGGAAGTTATTATCGCCACGGATTCCGACACCGAAGGCGAGGCGACTGCGTTATATCTGACCAAGGTGGTCAAGCCTTTGGGCGTAACGCTTAGCAGGATCGGCCTGGGCCTTCCTGTAGGCTCGAACCTGGAATACGCTGATCCCGCCACCCTTACCATGGCATTAGAATCCCGCCGGCCGGTCTAA